The sequence AACGAAGCTAAACCTGTCTATACCTTTTTCGAAAGCATCAAAAGCATTAGAAACAAGCTTTTCCTTACTAACAAGAGGGTATGTTTTTATTTTAAGTTTAAACTTTTTTGATTGAGCACAAAACTTACAGTCTGAGGAGCACTTACCGCTTTTGGCATTTAAAATTGCACAAGTTTCAACGTAATTACCAAAAACTTCCACCTTCTTCTTAAAAGAAAGTGGAAGAAAATGGAAATAAAACTCCTCCAAAGATCTATTAATTATATCTTTTATCTGTTTCCTCACTTTCTCAAGTTCTTTATAACTAAACGGGTTATTTCCTTGAAAGTTTCAAGAACACCGATACCTTTTGGAGCAACTGCTTCAAAATCTGGACAGTTCCACTTATTAAGGTCTTTCCTTAAAACTTCAACAGGTAAAACATTTGGTAAATCTCTTTTGTTGTACTGGATAACTAAGGGTATTTCTTCAATCTTTAGATCGTAGTCTTTGAGGTTTTCTATCATATCATCTAAAGTGTCAAGGTTAGCATCGTGTCTTTCTTCTTGAGAGTCGGCTACAAAAACTATACCATCAACTCNNNNNNNNNNTTAAGGATTAGTTTACGACTTGCCTGATAGATGATCTGTCCCGGTGTTGTGTATAGGTGGAACCTTACTTTAAAGCCCCTTACGCTAGAAACTTCAATTGGCACAAAATCAAAAAATAGAGTCCTTTCCGTTTCGGTTGCAAGAGTTACCAGTTCCCCACGATTCTCAGGCTTTACGTGTTCATAAATCCACTTAATGTTTGTAGTTTTACCACTTAGACCTGGACCATAATAAACTATCTTACAGTTTATCTCTCTAGTTGCAAAGTTTACAAATGGCATGGGTTCTCCTATTCAAAAAGGGAGTCTAAGTCAATATCATCAATGTTAATTTCCTCAGATACGGCAGATTCGTTCTTTGTTCTTTCAAGTATGGTTCTAAGTATCTTCACAATCTCAGGATAATACTTTTTAATTTTGACCCTCAATATTCCAAGGTTTGATAATTCTTTATTGAAAATAGCAACGAGTATAAACTTGTCATCTACAAGGATCATATAGATACCTTCTTCTTCCGTTTCCGTGAACATATGGTTCAGGTCTTTGTCCCCAAGGAGTTTAGATAAAGCCTCCGAAGCCGCCACGTTACCGGCGGTCAAGGAGGCAAAAGTAATCTCATCAGAAGAAAAATCGGGAGAATCACTACGGCTAATGAGCTGACCAGACTTATCTATCAAGAATACAATCTTAGATTTACTCTCCTCAGCTAAATTAGATAGAAGTTCCCTTAGCTTCTTATCTTCTTCAAGTGTTATATTGAGCATCACTCTTCCCTTCCAAGCTGTTCTAGTTTATTTAGTAAATCCCATCTTCTATCAACTTCAGCCTGTAATTCATCTATTAAGTGTTTGTTTTCAGGCTTAAAGAGATGCTTAAATCTTCCCTGTGTCTTTAAGAACTCTTCAACAGGCTTTGGATTCTTAGGTCTATACGTAATCTTCCACTTTCCGTTCTCAACTTCAAAAAGTGGCCAGTAGTTTGTTTCCACCGCAAGCCTTGCTATTGTCATTCCTTCTTCCTCTTTAGAACGCCATCCTCTCGGACACACGCAAAAGGCATTAATGTATGACGGTCCCTCTGTCAAAATTGCTTTCTTAAATTTTTCCATAAAATCTTTCCAATGTGAAGGGGATACCTGAGCAACGTATGGAATTCCATGAGCAGCAGCAACTTCTGGCATCCACTTCTTACTCTGAGGCTTTCCTACGCTACAAGAACCTACTGGCTGAGTTGTAGTGTTTGCAAATTTCGGAGTAGCACTTGACCTTTGAATACCTGTGTTCATGTAAGCTTCGTTATCGTAACAAACATAAATAAAGTCGTGTCCCCTTTCTAATGCTCCAGAAAGTGCTTGGAATCCGATGTCTGCTGTTCCTCCGTCTCCTCCAAGAGCTACAAACTTAACCTTCTTATCAGTAGGAAGTTTACCTTTTCTCTTGAGGGCTTTGTAAGCTGCCTCTACTCCAGCTATTGTTGCAGCAGCGTTTTCAAAGGCATTGTGAATCCAAGGAGAACGCCACGCATTGTAAGGATATATTGTTGTACAAACTTCTACGCAACCTGTGGCGTTAGCGATAATGAGCTCATATCCAAGAGCATTAGCAACCATGTACATTTGTCTAATAATGATAGATGCACCACATCCTGCACAAAGTCTATGTCCAGGTGCAAGCTTCTCAGGATAATTAGTTAACTTCTTTAAAGGTGGTACTTTAATTTCGCTAGCTTTAACCTGTGCCATTGTTTCCTCCATTACTCTTTCAAGTTAAGGTAGTTTACAAGAGGAATTTCCTCTCCAGCAGCGAGTCTTTGAAGCTTATCTATAGCTTCTTCAATGTGGTTAACGTTTGTATCCCTTCCACCAAGTCCGTAAATAAATCCTACCATTGGGTAGTACTTACGTCTTAGGTGTTGAGCTGTTGCAATTTCTTCAAATAGAGGACCAGATGCTCCTCCAAATGTTTCAGCCCTATCAAATACACCAATTGCTTTACAGTTAGAAGCCTCTATTGCGTCCATTACATCGTAGTATGGGAATGGCCTAAATGTTCTAATCTTGATAATACCAGCTTTAATTCCTTTCTCTTCTCTTAGCTTATCTACAACGAACTTAGCAGTTCCTGCAGTAGAACCTATGATAATTAAGATGTAGTCAGCATCTTCTGTCTTGTAAGTTTCAATGTGTTCATATTTCTTGCCAAAAGCTTCTTCAAAAGCTTCTCCTACTTCTCTTATTACCTTGTAAGCATTCATCATAGCGTCTCTTTGTTGACGCTTAAACTCCATGTAGGAGTCTGTCATTGCAACTGGACCGTGAGCCACAGGATTGTCAACATCTAAGAGGGAGTACATTGGTTTTAGTTCCCCAATGAACTCACTTACAGCTTTATCTGGAAGAAGTCTAACTCTTTCAATAGCGTGAGAAATAACGAAACCGTCCATTCCAACCATTACAGGAAGTCTTGTTCTTTCATCTTCAGCTATCTTTATAGCTTGAATGAGGTTATCGTACTGTTCTTCTGCATTTTCAGAAAAGAGCATTATCCAACCTTGGTCTCTTGCTCCCATTATATCGGACTGATCACCGTGAATGTTGATAGGAGCAGAAAGGGCTCTGTTAACTACAGTCATAACAATTGGAAGTCTCATTCCAGAAGCAATTCCGAGAACTTCCCACATGTAAGCAAGACCTGGACCAGCTGTAGCTGTCATAGCCCTTGAACCAGCTGCTGCTGCACCAACGCAAGCAGACATAGCAGAGTGTTCACTTTCAACAGGAATATACTCACTATCTACAAGACCATTCGCTACAAAGTCTGCAAAGAACTGCATTAACTCTGTTTGAGGAGTAATTGGATAAGCAGCCACAACATCTGGATTAATCTGTCTCATAGCTTCTGCAGCTGCCATATTTCCAGAATATGGAACGTAAGTTACCTCTTTAATTAGCTCAGGTCTCATTGTTAATCCTCCTCACGAAAGAGATACTCAGGCTTCATTTCAAGAGCATTTGTTGGACATTCGTAAGCACAGATACCACAACCTTTGCAGTGATCGTAGTTAATTCCTATCATTTGTTCATCTTTCACTAAAATACAAGAGTCTGGACAGAATACCCAGCAAATCATACAGTTTACGCACTTTTCCTTTTCAAAAACAGGTCTCCAAGCTCTCCATTCACCTGTATTGTATTTTTCACTTGAACCGGGTTCAGGAATTACTCCACCTATTGGCAAATCTTTCCATCCCTTAATCATTCTGACTGTACCTCCTCATAAGCTCTATAAAGTGCCTTAATGTTAGCAGCAAGGACGTTCTCAGAAACCTTCTTTCCAAAAGCTTCCTTGATATCTTCCTCAACAGTCTTAATGTCAACAAGACCGTTAAGAACCTTTACAAGAGCTCCAAGCATTGGAACGTTCATGAGAGGTCTTTTTAATTCTTCCATTGCTATCTTTGTAGCGTCAACTGTGTAGATTTTCCTTCCTTCAATCTTGTACTTTTCTCTTATTTCCTTTGGAGATTTGTTTGTGTTAATTACAAGAATTGCGTTTTCATTCGTTCCTTCTAAAACGTTAACTGTATTAAGGAGAGTTGGGTCAACAACCACAACAATATCTGGATTTAGAACCATACAGTGAAGAGTAATTGGCTTTTCAGAAACCCTATTGTAAGCTCTAAGTGGT comes from Desulfurobacteriaceae bacterium and encodes:
- a CDS encoding GTPase domain-containing protein yields the protein VDGIVFVADSQEERHDANLDTLDDMIENLKDYDLKIEEIPLVIQYNKRDLPNVLPVEVLRKDLNKWNCPDFEAVAPKGIGVLETFKEITRLVIKNLRK
- a CDS encoding gliding-motility protein MglA, with product MPFVNFATREINCKIVYYGPGLSGKTTNIKWIYEHVKPENRGELVTLATETERTLFFDFVPIEVSSVRGFKVRFHLYTTPGQIIYQASRKLIL
- a CDS encoding roadblock/LC7 domain-containing protein; translation: MLNITLEEDKKLRELLSNLAEESKSKIVFLIDKSGQLISRSDSPDFSSDEITFASLTAGNVAASEALSKLLGDKDLNHMFTETEEEGIYMILVDDKFILVAIFNKELSNLGILRVKIKKYYPEIVKILRTILERTKNESAVSEEINIDDIDLDSLFE
- a CDS encoding thiamine pyrophosphate-dependent enzyme; this encodes MAQVKASEIKVPPLKKLTNYPEKLAPGHRLCAGCGASIIIRQMYMVANALGYELIIANATGCVEVCTTIYPYNAWRSPWIHNAFENAAATIAGVEAAYKALKRKGKLPTDKKVKFVALGGDGGTADIGFQALSGALERGHDFIYVCYDNEAYMNTGIQRSSATPKFANTTTQPVGSCSVGKPQSKKWMPEVAAAHGIPYVAQVSPSHWKDFMEKFKKAILTEGPSYINAFCVCPRGWRSKEEEGMTIARLAVETNYWPLFEVENGKWKITYRPKNPKPVEEFLKTQGRFKHLFKPENKHLIDELQAEVDRRWDLLNKLEQLGREE
- the porA gene encoding pyruvate ferredoxin oxidoreductase, which encodes MRPELIKEVTYVPYSGNMAAAEAMRQINPDVVAAYPITPQTELMQFFADFVANGLVDSEYIPVESEHSAMSACVGAAAAGSRAMTATAGPGLAYMWEVLGIASGMRLPIVMTVVNRALSAPINIHGDQSDIMGARDQGWIMLFSENAEEQYDNLIQAIKIAEDERTRLPVMVGMDGFVISHAIERVRLLPDKAVSEFIGELKPMYSLLDVDNPVAHGPVAMTDSYMEFKRQQRDAMMNAYKVIREVGEAFEEAFGKKYEHIETYKTEDADYILIIIGSTAGTAKFVVDKLREEKGIKAGIIKIRTFRPFPYYDVMDAIEASNCKAIGVFDRAETFGGASGPLFEEIATAQHLRRKYYPMVGFIYGLGGRDTNVNHIEEAIDKLQRLAAGEEIPLVNYLNLKE
- the porD gene encoding pyruvate synthase subunit PorD, giving the protein MIKGWKDLPIGGVIPEPGSSEKYNTGEWRAWRPVFEKEKCVNCMICWVFCPDSCILVKDEQMIGINYDHCKGCGICAYECPTNALEMKPEYLFREED
- a CDS encoding 2-oxoacid:acceptor oxidoreductase family protein; the protein is MIEIRWHARGGQGAVTASKILASAVIQEGKYAQSNPDYGAERSGAPLRAYNRVSEKPITLHCMVLNPDIVVVVDPTLLNTVNVLEGTNENAILVINTNKSPKEIREKYKIEGRKIYTVDATKIAMEELKRPLMNVPMLGALVKVLNGLVDIKTVEEDIKEAFGKKVSENVLAANIKALYRAYEEVQSE